A portion of the Corynebacterium heidelbergense genome contains these proteins:
- a CDS encoding NAD(P)/FAD-dependent oxidoreductase gives MSPADSTIVPESAEGLANVLYDFAIVGGGAAGLSAGITLARGMRKVVVLDAGNPRNRASPAAHGLLGHDGTSPVDLLARGRRDYETYGGEFRETTVHSAERSDDGNFQLEVVPSRSAVPEVVRSRAVIVATGLRDELPDIPGLQENWGTRVHHCPYCHGYESRGLDCVVIGGENHFFAVHQSALLKNWCPQVTLIQHGSPLSDEDSAMLRRAGVDVVQQRVARVDIAKSDPDGGPNQRVAVHLIDGTRKLFGTLFTPPVFVPNDALLRQLGCEVEDGWVRVDQMCATSVPGVWAAGNCSSMGDQIAHAMARGTTAAMQANFWLLQQDLAAHEER, from the coding sequence ATGTCGCCCGCAGATTCCACGATTGTTCCTGAGTCCGCCGAGGGCCTCGCCAACGTGTTGTACGACTTTGCCATCGTTGGCGGGGGAGCGGCCGGCCTGAGCGCCGGAATCACTCTTGCCCGGGGGATGCGAAAGGTCGTTGTTTTGGACGCGGGCAACCCGCGCAATCGGGCCAGCCCGGCAGCGCATGGTCTGCTCGGGCACGATGGAACGTCCCCGGTTGACCTGCTCGCCCGGGGCCGTCGGGACTATGAAACTTATGGGGGTGAGTTTCGCGAAACGACAGTTCACAGCGCAGAGCGTTCGGATGACGGGAACTTCCAGCTCGAGGTAGTCCCTAGCAGGTCGGCAGTTCCCGAGGTTGTCCGATCTCGCGCCGTCATTGTTGCCACGGGCCTGCGTGACGAACTCCCCGACATCCCCGGTTTGCAAGAGAATTGGGGCACGCGCGTTCACCACTGCCCCTACTGCCATGGTTACGAAAGCCGCGGCTTGGATTGCGTGGTCATTGGCGGCGAGAACCACTTTTTCGCCGTCCATCAGTCCGCGTTGTTGAAAAATTGGTGCCCGCAAGTCACGCTCATCCAACATGGCAGCCCCTTGTCAGACGAGGACTCAGCTATGCTCCGGCGCGCTGGTGTTGACGTCGTGCAGCAGCGGGTTGCTCGTGTCGATATTGCAAAATCCGATCCGGACGGTGGGCCGAACCAACGCGTCGCTGTGCATCTCATCGATGGAACCCGGAAGCTTTTCGGAACGTTGTTTACGCCACCGGTGTTCGTACCGAACGACGCGCTCCTCCGCCAGCTCGGATGCGAGGTGGAGGACGGCTGGGTTCGCGTCGACCAGATGTGCGCCACGTCCGTGCCTGGCGTGTGGGCGGCGGGCAACTGCAGCAGTATGGGAGATCAGATTGCTCACGCCATGGCGCGCGGGACCACGGCGGCGATGCAGGCGAACTTTTGGCTTCTTCAGCAGGATTTGGCGGCGCATGAGGAGAGGTAG